The following are encoded in a window of Providencia rettgeri genomic DNA:
- a CDS encoding FCD domain-containing protein: MVRSKNLRYSSINEFLDAIHKNLLTSPFPSQSSLAEMFNISRTTVRHTIDYLLEKKIIEKQGNEFHVIRYPNKNDFFPVESNLPDQQIVLFEKAFYQMIKTKELMPGDTFTELQLAKKSHVNSSVVREFLVEFSRYGLIKNTHRGNWHMMKFSREYAEKLFEFRELLETNALTHFLNLPADDHRWILAKELLLKHRALRETVTINYRDFSQLDYELHSLILSAANNPFFNQSLEIITVIFHFQYQWDESDLKERNVLAIEEHMTILSALISRNDLVAMNELRHHLDTAKRTMISSIQQTYE, translated from the coding sequence ATGGTGAGAAGTAAAAACTTACGCTACAGCTCCATTAATGAGTTTTTAGACGCAATTCACAAAAATCTACTGACTTCTCCCTTTCCTTCTCAATCCTCTTTAGCGGAGATGTTTAATATCAGCCGAACCACTGTTAGGCATACGATTGACTACCTTTTAGAAAAGAAAATCATTGAAAAACAAGGAAATGAATTCCATGTTATTCGCTACCCAAATAAAAATGATTTCTTTCCTGTAGAATCTAATCTTCCCGACCAACAAATCGTTTTATTCGAAAAAGCTTTTTATCAAATGATAAAAACCAAAGAACTGATGCCTGGTGACACCTTTACAGAGCTTCAATTAGCTAAAAAAAGCCATGTTAATTCCAGTGTAGTTCGTGAGTTTTTAGTTGAATTTTCTCGTTATGGACTGATTAAAAATACCCACCGTGGCAACTGGCACATGATGAAATTCTCACGTGAATATGCCGAAAAACTCTTTGAGTTTAGAGAGTTACTAGAAACAAATGCCTTAACACATTTTCTAAATTTACCCGCAGATGATCATCGTTGGATTTTAGCGAAAGAACTGCTTTTAAAACACCGCGCGCTCCGAGAAACGGTAACTATTAACTATCGGGATTTTTCACAGCTTGATTATGAATTACACAGTTTAATTCTCTCGGCAGCTAATAATCCCTTTTTTAATCAATCACTCGAAATTATTACTGTCATTTTCCATTTTCAGTACCAGTGGGATGAATCTGACTTAAAAGAAAGAAATGTGCTTGCAATTGAAGAACATATGACTATTTTAAGTGCACTAATTAGCCGTAATGATCTTGTCGCAATGAATGAACTGCGCCACCATCTAGATACCGCAAAACGAACGATGATCAGCTCGATTCAACAGACCTATGAATAA
- a CDS encoding zinc-binding alcohol dehydrogenase family protein → MKQLICQEPKKLVYQQVEEPTLKQGHVKIKIHAVGICGTDIHAWGGNQPFFQYPRVLGHEISGTICAIADDVNQWMVGQRVAVMPYVSCYECGACKSGKTNCCEKISVIGVHEDGGFCEYLSVPEKNVLAIESSVSDIEGALIEPFAISAHAVRRAQVKSNDAILVVGAGPIGLGVAAIAKEDGANVLVADTSLARRQHVEKALGVKTCDPAAENFLPFVEMYFGGMLAEKVIDATGNPHAMNNTINLIRHGGLVVFVGLFKGNLSFFDPDFHKKETTMMGSRNATLEDFNKVARMMAQGKITSEMMLTHQFDFDTIGERYKQDVINNSELIKGVILFNVGQ, encoded by the coding sequence ATGAAACAATTGATTTGTCAGGAACCAAAAAAATTAGTTTATCAGCAAGTGGAAGAGCCTACCCTTAAACAAGGACATGTAAAAATCAAAATACACGCAGTGGGGATCTGTGGGACAGATATTCATGCATGGGGAGGGAATCAACCTTTTTTTCAGTATCCGCGAGTATTAGGACATGAAATTTCGGGAACGATTTGTGCTATCGCTGATGATGTAAATCAATGGATGGTGGGACAGCGTGTTGCGGTAATGCCTTATGTATCATGTTATGAATGTGGTGCATGTAAAAGCGGGAAAACAAATTGCTGTGAAAAAATCTCAGTGATTGGTGTGCATGAAGATGGTGGATTTTGTGAATATCTTAGTGTACCTGAAAAGAATGTATTGGCTATTGAGTCAAGTGTTTCTGATATTGAGGGAGCATTGATTGAGCCTTTTGCAATCAGTGCCCACGCAGTAAGGCGTGCACAGGTAAAATCCAATGATGCCATTCTTGTGGTGGGAGCAGGACCTATAGGTCTTGGTGTTGCAGCCATTGCGAAAGAAGATGGTGCAAATGTGTTGGTGGCAGATACTAGCTTAGCAAGACGTCAACATGTTGAAAAAGCGTTAGGTGTAAAAACATGTGATCCTGCAGCAGAAAATTTTCTACCGTTTGTTGAAATGTATTTTGGCGGCATGCTAGCAGAAAAAGTCATTGATGCGACTGGTAACCCTCATGCAATGAACAATACTATCAATCTGATCCGTCATGGCGGGTTGGTTGTATTTGTGGGGCTATTTAAAGGTAACCTCTCGTTTTTTGATCCTGATTTTCATAAAAAAGAAACCACAATGATGGGAAGCCGCAATGCGACTCTTGAGGACTTTAATAAAGTCGCAAGAATGATGGCTCAAGGTAAGATCACAAGTGAGATGATGCTTACCCATCAATTTGATTTTGATACTATCGGTGAACGTTATAAACAAGATGTCATTAATAATAGTGAATTAATAAAAGGTGTAATTTTATTTAACGTTGGGCAGTAA
- the suhB gene encoding inositol-1-monophosphatase: MHPMLNIAIRAARKAGNHIAKNYEMPSNIKVTQKGTNDFVTNVDQESEQLIIEIIRKSYPDHTIITEESGELLGKDDDIQWVIDPLDGTTNFTKRLPHFAVSIAVRVKGRTEVAVVYDPMRNEIFSAVRGQGAQLNGYRIRIDEKRDLDGAIVATGFPFKQKQHAAVYMNIMTAMFDKCADFRRTGSAALDLCYVASGRVDAFFEIGLKPWDFLGGELILREAGGIMTDFIGGHNYLASGNLVAGSPRVLRDMLSVMKDELSEALKR, translated from the coding sequence ATGCATCCGATGCTTAACATCGCCATACGTGCCGCACGTAAGGCCGGTAATCACATAGCTAAAAACTATGAAATGCCTAGTAATATTAAAGTCACTCAAAAAGGGACGAACGATTTCGTCACTAACGTTGACCAAGAATCTGAGCAATTAATTATTGAAATCATCCGCAAATCTTACCCAGACCACACAATCATCACTGAAGAGAGTGGTGAGCTATTAGGTAAAGATGATGATATTCAATGGGTAATCGATCCACTGGATGGCACTACCAACTTCACTAAACGTCTCCCTCATTTCGCTGTTTCTATCGCGGTTCGCGTTAAAGGCCGTACAGAAGTTGCCGTGGTTTACGATCCAATGCGTAATGAAATATTCAGCGCAGTTCGTGGGCAAGGGGCTCAACTTAACGGTTACCGTATCCGTATTGATGAGAAACGTGACCTTGATGGCGCAATCGTTGCAACGGGTTTTCCATTCAAGCAAAAACAGCACGCCGCAGTGTATATGAATATCATGACTGCGATGTTTGATAAATGTGCCGATTTCCGTCGCACAGGCTCTGCTGCATTAGATTTATGTTATGTTGCTTCTGGTCGTGTCGATGCGTTCTTTGAAATCGGTTTAAAACCATGGGATTTCTTAGGTGGTGAGCTTATCCTGCGTGAAGCAGGTGGCATCATGACTGATTTTATCGGTGGCCATAACTATTTAGCCTCAGGCAACTTAGTGGCAGGTAGCCCTCGCGTCCTTCGCGATATGCTGTCAGTGATGAAAGATGAATTATCTGAAGCGCTAAAGCGTTAA
- the trmJ gene encoding tRNA (cytosine(32)/uridine(32)-2'-O)-methyltransferase TrmJ: MLENIRIVLVETSHTGNMGSTARAMKTMGLSNLYLVNPLVEPDSHSIALSAGASDVIGNATIVKTLDEALEGCKLVIGTSARSRTLSWPMVEPRECGVKSVEQSKSAPVAIVFGRERVGLTNEELQKCQYHLYIPTNPEYGSLNLAMAVQLVSYEIRMAYLAMDEKNAVTSNDDEVEYPPSEDVERFYVHLESVLNESGFIRKAHPGLIMNKLRRLFTRAHIETQELHILRGILTSMEKWAKK; encoded by the coding sequence ATGTTAGAAAACATTCGTATCGTTCTTGTTGAGACTTCACACACGGGTAATATGGGTTCTACTGCCCGCGCAATGAAAACCATGGGGCTTTCAAACCTGTATCTTGTTAATCCACTTGTCGAACCCGACTCTCATTCAATCGCGCTATCTGCTGGGGCGAGTGACGTCATTGGTAACGCCACCATTGTAAAAACCTTAGATGAAGCCCTTGAGGGGTGTAAATTGGTGATCGGCACCAGCGCACGTTCGCGGACATTGTCTTGGCCTATGGTTGAGCCTCGTGAATGTGGTGTAAAATCTGTCGAGCAATCAAAAAGCGCCCCTGTTGCGATTGTTTTTGGTCGTGAACGAGTTGGGTTAACCAATGAAGAGCTGCAAAAATGCCAATACCATTTATATATCCCAACGAACCCCGAATATGGTTCTTTGAATCTGGCGATGGCGGTACAATTGGTCAGTTATGAGATCCGTATGGCGTATTTAGCCATGGATGAAAAAAATGCCGTGACCTCAAATGATGATGAGGTAGAATATCCCCCCTCTGAAGATGTTGAACGTTTTTATGTGCACCTTGAAAGCGTATTAAACGAATCGGGCTTTATTCGCAAAGCGCATCCTGGCTTAATCATGAATAAGCTTCGTCGTTTATTTACCCGCGCACATATTGAAACTCAAGAGCTACACATTCTGCGCGGTATCTTAACGTCGATGGAAAAATGGGCGAAAAAGTGA
- the iscR gene encoding Fe-S cluster assembly transcriptional regulator IscR — MRLTSKGRYAVTAMLDVALHSQSGPVPLADISERQGISLSYLEQLFSRLRKNELVSSVRGPGGGYLLGRDADQIFVAEVIAAVDESVDATRCQGNKEGCQNGDRCLTHALWRDLSDRITSFLSSISLDELVKNQEVMDVADRQDNEQRKTMPNGIKPESIINVRA; from the coding sequence ATGAGACTCACTTCCAAAGGGCGTTACGCAGTAACTGCGATGTTAGATGTCGCATTACACTCTCAGTCAGGTCCAGTACCGTTAGCTGATATTTCTGAACGTCAGGGAATTTCCCTCTCTTATCTTGAGCAACTTTTCTCTCGTTTACGCAAAAACGAGCTAGTTTCTAGCGTTCGTGGTCCGGGCGGTGGTTATTTGCTTGGTAGAGACGCAGATCAAATTTTTGTTGCAGAGGTAATCGCTGCGGTTGATGAATCTGTTGATGCAACTCGTTGCCAAGGTAATAAAGAGGGTTGCCAAAATGGCGACCGCTGCTTAACCCATGCATTATGGCGTGACTTAAGTGATAGGATCACCAGTTTCCTTAGCAGCATCAGTCTTGATGAACTTGTAAAAAATCAAGAAGTTATGGATGTGGCAGATAGACAAGATAATGAACAGCGTAAAACTATGCCAAATGGCATCAAGCCTGAATCCATTATCAATGTACGTGCTTAA
- a CDS encoding IscS subfamily cysteine desulfurase, which produces MKLPIYLDYSATTPVDPRVAEKMMQCLTMDGIFGNPASRSHRFGWQAEEAVDIARNQIAELVGADPREIVFTSGATESDNLAIKGAANFYKKKGNHIITCKTEHKAVLDTCRQLEREGFEVTYISPQSNGLIAMQDLVDAIRDETILISIMHVNNEIGVVQDIEAIGELCRSKGIVFHVDATQSVGKLPIDLSALKVDLMSFSAHKLYGPMGIGALYVRRKPRIRLEAQQHGGGHERGMRSGTLPVHQIVGMGEAYRIAKEEMAAESERLRGLRLRLWNGIKDIEEVYLNGDLEHGAPHILNVSFNYVEGESLMMSLKDLAVSSGSACTSASLEPSYVLRALGMNDELAHSSIRFSLGRFTTEEEIDYAIKMIHGAIGHLRELSPLWEMFKDGVDLNSIEWSHH; this is translated from the coding sequence ATGAAATTACCAATCTATCTTGATTACTCAGCAACAACACCAGTAGACCCACGTGTCGCTGAAAAAATGATGCAATGCTTAACAATGGATGGGATCTTCGGTAACCCCGCATCCCGTTCTCACCGCTTTGGCTGGCAAGCTGAAGAAGCAGTGGATATTGCACGTAATCAAATCGCCGAATTAGTGGGGGCTGACCCACGTGAAATCGTGTTTACTTCGGGCGCAACGGAGTCTGATAACTTAGCGATTAAAGGCGCAGCCAATTTCTATAAAAAGAAAGGCAATCACATTATTACTTGTAAAACGGAGCACAAAGCCGTTTTAGACACCTGTCGCCAATTAGAGCGTGAAGGCTTTGAGGTAACCTATATATCGCCACAAAGCAATGGCTTAATTGCGATGCAAGATCTGGTTGACGCTATTCGCGATGAAACCATCCTCATTTCTATTATGCACGTCAACAACGAAATTGGTGTAGTGCAAGATATCGAAGCTATCGGTGAATTATGTCGCAGTAAGGGCATTGTTTTCCATGTGGACGCAACACAAAGCGTCGGTAAATTACCTATCGACCTAAGTGCATTAAAAGTCGATTTAATGTCATTCTCCGCACACAAATTATATGGTCCGATGGGCATCGGTGCGTTATATGTTCGCCGTAAACCCCGTATTCGTCTTGAAGCACAACAACACGGTGGTGGTCATGAACGCGGTATGCGTTCAGGGACTTTACCTGTGCACCAAATCGTTGGGATGGGTGAAGCTTACCGTATTGCTAAAGAAGAGATGGCGGCGGAATCTGAGCGCCTACGCGGTCTGCGTTTACGTTTATGGAATGGCATTAAAGATATCGAAGAAGTTTACCTCAATGGTGATTTGGAACACGGTGCGCCGCACATTCTGAACGTCAGCTTCAACTATGTTGAAGGTGAATCACTGATGATGTCATTAAAAGATTTGGCGGTATCTTCAGGCTCTGCATGTACCTCAGCAAGCTTAGAACCTTCTTATGTACTGCGTGCTTTAGGGATGAATGATGAGCTAGCTCACAGCTCAATTCGTTTCTCTTTAGGTCGTTTTACGACAGAAGAAGAAATCGACTACGCAATCAAAATGATCCATGGCGCAATTGGCCACTTACGCGAGCTGTCTCCTTTATGGGAAATGTTTAAAGACGGCGTAGATCTTAACAGCATCGAATGGTCTCACCATTAA
- the iscU gene encoding Fe-S cluster assembly scaffold IscU has protein sequence MAYSEKVIDHYENPRNVGSFDNSDPSVGSGMVGAPACGDVMKLQIKVSDDGIIEDARFKTYGCGSAIASSSLVTEWMKGKSLDEAEAIKNTAIAEELELPPVKIHCSILAEDAIKAAIADYKSKRQSK, from the coding sequence ATGGCTTACAGTGAAAAAGTTATCGATCATTATGAAAATCCACGCAACGTTGGTTCGTTTGACAACAGCGATCCAAGTGTAGGTAGTGGTATGGTAGGCGCACCGGCTTGTGGTGACGTCATGAAGTTACAAATCAAAGTTAGCGATGACGGCATTATTGAAGATGCGCGCTTTAAAACTTACGGTTGCGGCTCAGCAATTGCATCAAGTTCACTGGTGACTGAGTGGATGAAAGGCAAAAGCTTAGACGAAGCGGAGGCAATCAAAAATACAGCGATCGCAGAAGAGTTAGAGTTGCCACCAGTGAAAATTCACTGCTCAATCTTGGCTGAAGATGCGATTAAAGCTGCTATTGCGGATTACAAAAGCAAACGCCAAAGCAAATAA
- the iscA gene encoding iron-sulfur cluster assembly protein IscA, with protein MSISLTESAAQRIQSFLKNRGKGEGLRLGVRTSGCSGMAYVLEFADIINEEDTVFEDKGVKVIVDGKSIVYLDGTELDFVKEGLNEGFKFNNPNVNSECGCGESFHV; from the coding sequence ATGTCTATTTCTCTTACAGAAAGTGCAGCGCAGCGTATCCAATCTTTCCTGAAAAATCGTGGTAAAGGTGAAGGTTTGCGCTTAGGTGTAAGAACTTCAGGTTGTTCAGGGATGGCTTATGTTCTTGAGTTCGCTGATATAATCAATGAAGAAGACACAGTTTTCGAAGATAAAGGTGTAAAAGTTATTGTCGATGGCAAAAGCATCGTTTATCTGGATGGTACCGAGCTGGATTTCGTCAAAGAAGGCTTAAACGAAGGGTTTAAATTCAACAACCCTAACGTCAATAGCGAATGCGGATGCGGTGAAAGTTTTCACGTATAA
- the hscB gene encoding co-chaperone HscB: MDYFTLFGLTQHYAIDSEQLTLRFQDLQRQYHPDRFAAASEQEKMQALQKAATINAAYQSLRHPLKRAEYLLSLHGFDINNEQHTMHDTAFLMEQLELREELDNIENSTNALDLLAVFMKNVKKMQQDRSLLMVNELDAMQWDKAADTVRKLRFLDKLQQQAEQLEERLLDEF, encoded by the coding sequence ATGGATTATTTTACTCTTTTTGGGTTAACCCAACATTACGCAATTGACAGCGAGCAGTTAACACTGCGCTTTCAAGATTTACAGCGCCAATACCATCCTGATCGTTTTGCTGCTGCTTCTGAGCAGGAAAAAATGCAAGCCCTTCAAAAAGCAGCCACGATCAACGCGGCTTATCAGTCTCTTCGTCATCCGCTAAAACGTGCGGAATATCTGCTTTCACTGCATGGTTTTGATATTAATAATGAACAACACACGATGCATGATACGGCGTTTTTGATGGAACAACTTGAGCTGCGCGAAGAGCTCGACAATATCGAAAACAGCACAAATGCACTTGATTTATTAGCTGTATTTATGAAAAACGTCAAAAAAATGCAGCAAGATAGAAGCCTGTTAATGGTGAATGAATTGGATGCGATGCAGTGGGATAAAGCCGCTGATACCGTGCGCAAACTGCGTTTTCTCGATAAGTTACAGCAACAAGCTGAGCAGCTCGAAGAACGGTTACTGGACGAATTTTAA
- the hscA gene encoding Fe-S protein assembly chaperone HscA yields MALLQISEPGMTAAPHQRKLAAGIDLGTTHSLIATVRSGEAAALADEQGRFLLPSIVNYQASNKHVGWEAKQRAEQDPVNTIISVKRMMGRSLADIQKRYPDLPYQLTASENGLPFIHTAAGQVDPIQVSSDILKTLAKRAEDTLGGEMDGVVITVPAYFDDAQRQGTKDAARLAGLHVLRLLNEPTAAAIAYGLDSGQEGVIAVYDLGGGTFDVSILRLSRGVFEVLATGGDTALGGDDFDQVLAQWIADQAGISLQGDHHLNRQLLNIATDVKIALSDAETATIEVANWQGSIRREQFEDLIEVHIKRTLMACRRALKDAGVDADDVLNVVMVGGSTRVPFVRRKVGEFFGKTPLTSIDPDKVVAIGAAIQADVLVGNKPDSDMLLLDVIPLSLGLETMGGLVEKVIPRNTTIPVARAQEFTTFKDGQTAMSVHVVQGEREMVADCRSLARFTLRDIPAMAAGGAHIRVTFQVDADGLLSVSAMEKSTGVEASIQVKPSYGLTDNEISNMIKDSMTNAQDDLMARRLAEQKVEAARVLESLTSALEQDANLLTPNEESEIDNAVNELIKAVEGTDPIAIENAIKQLDKQSQDFAARRMDASIRQALSGHSVDEI; encoded by the coding sequence ATGGCCTTATTACAGATCAGTGAACCGGGTATGACCGCAGCGCCACATCAACGTAAATTGGCGGCAGGTATCGACTTAGGCACGACACACTCGTTGATAGCGACAGTACGCAGTGGTGAAGCCGCAGCGCTTGCGGATGAACAAGGGCGTTTTTTGCTGCCCTCTATTGTCAATTACCAAGCTTCCAATAAACATGTCGGCTGGGAAGCCAAGCAACGTGCAGAACAAGATCCCGTGAATACCATTATTTCCGTCAAAAGAATGATGGGGCGTTCACTCGCCGATATCCAAAAACGTTATCCGGATTTACCCTATCAACTGACTGCTAGTGAAAATGGTTTGCCATTTATCCATACCGCAGCTGGGCAAGTTGACCCTATTCAAGTGTCGTCGGATATCCTAAAAACACTGGCAAAACGAGCTGAAGATACCCTCGGCGGTGAAATGGATGGAGTGGTGATCACGGTACCAGCCTATTTTGATGATGCACAGCGTCAAGGCACAAAAGATGCAGCTCGTCTTGCTGGCTTACATGTGTTGCGTCTACTCAATGAGCCGACTGCGGCAGCAATCGCATATGGCTTGGATTCAGGTCAAGAAGGGGTCATTGCGGTTTATGATCTCGGTGGTGGCACATTTGACGTGTCTATCTTACGCTTAAGCCGTGGTGTGTTTGAAGTGTTAGCCACTGGGGGCGATACCGCACTCGGCGGTGATGATTTTGACCAAGTGCTTGCTCAGTGGATTGCCGATCAGGCGGGTATTTCTCTGCAAGGGGATCATCATTTAAATCGTCAATTATTGAATATTGCCACTGACGTAAAAATTGCGTTAAGTGATGCAGAAACTGCAACTATTGAGGTCGCCAATTGGCAGGGGAGTATTCGTCGCGAACAATTTGAAGACCTGATTGAAGTGCATATAAAACGCACATTAATGGCGTGCCGCCGCGCACTAAAAGACGCTGGCGTGGATGCAGATGATGTGTTGAATGTAGTGATGGTGGGCGGGTCAACTCGTGTGCCTTTTGTACGCCGAAAAGTCGGGGAGTTTTTTGGTAAAACGCCTCTGACCTCCATCGACCCTGATAAAGTTGTGGCTATTGGTGCTGCTATCCAAGCTGATGTCTTAGTGGGGAATAAACCTGATAGTGATATGCTGCTACTGGATGTGATCCCACTTTCTCTAGGCTTAGAAACCATGGGCGGCTTGGTGGAAAAAGTTATTCCTCGTAATACCACTATCCCCGTTGCACGAGCACAAGAATTTACCACATTTAAAGATGGTCAAACAGCCATGAGCGTTCATGTAGTGCAAGGTGAGCGTGAAATGGTGGCAGATTGCCGTTCCTTAGCGCGTTTTACACTGCGTGATATCCCTGCAATGGCAGCGGGTGGAGCACATATCCGTGTCACATTCCAAGTCGACGCCGATGGTTTGCTTAGTGTCAGCGCCATGGAAAAATCAACAGGTGTTGAAGCGTCAATCCAAGTTAAGCCATCGTATGGTTTAACGGACAATGAAATTTCAAACATGATTAAAGATTCAATGACTAACGCGCAAGATGATTTAATGGCGCGCCGCCTAGCGGAACAAAAAGTTGAAGCGGCAAGAGTGCTTGAAAGTTTAACGAGTGCATTAGAGCAAGATGCTAATTTACTGACACCAAACGAAGAGTCAGAAATTGATAATGCGGTCAATGAGTTAATTAAAGCGGTAGAGGGCACAGACCCCATCGCAATTGAAAATGCCATTAAACAATTGGATAAGCAATCGCAGGATTTTGCTGCGCGCCGAATGGATGCATCTATTCGCCAAGCGTTGTCAGGCCATTCTGTGGATGAGATATAA
- the fdx gene encoding ISC system 2Fe-2S type ferredoxin, which yields MPKIVFLPHSELCPDGAVVDAQQGESILNVALRSGIELEHACEKSCACTTCHCIVREGFDSLEESSELEDDMLDKAWGLEPESRLSCQALVADEDLVVEIPRYTINHAREH from the coding sequence ATGCCTAAAATAGTTTTTTTACCTCATAGTGAACTGTGTCCAGATGGTGCGGTTGTCGACGCACAACAGGGCGAGTCAATTTTAAATGTGGCACTGCGTAGCGGTATTGAGCTTGAGCACGCCTGTGAAAAATCCTGTGCTTGTACAACCTGTCATTGCATCGTGCGCGAAGGTTTTGATTCACTGGAAGAAAGCAGTGAACTTGAAGATGACATGCTAGACAAAGCATGGGGCTTAGAGCCAGAAAGCCGTTTAAGTTGTCAGGCGTTGGTAGCGGATGAGGACTTGGTGGTAGAGATCCCGCGATATACTATTAATCACGCTCGCGAACACTAA
- the iscX gene encoding Fe-S cluster assembly protein IscX, whose protein sequence is MSLKWSNSREIGEALYDAFPDVDPKTVRFTDMHQWICDLEEFDDDPQKSNEKILEAILLVWLDEFE, encoded by the coding sequence ATGAGTTTAAAATGGTCGAATAGCCGCGAAATTGGCGAAGCATTGTATGACGCATTTCCAGATGTTGATCCAAAAACCGTGCGTTTTACCGATATGCACCAATGGATTTGTGATTTAGAAGAGTTCGATGATGATCCGCAAAAATCGAACGAAAAGATCCTAGAGGCTATCTTATTAGTTTGGCTGGATGAGTTCGAATAA
- the pepB gene encoding aminopeptidase PepB: MTKQIMPVMISCEPAAPCWGEGALLSSSDKGMTIHLKHAGKLCAVQSAGRKLDGQGIRNVALTGEGWDLEKSWAFWQGFRAPKGARTIEWPVLPEEDRKELENRIRTVDWVRDVINAPAEELGPEQLAQRAIDLLCTVGAHDISYRIVKGDDLLAQGYAGIHTVGRGSSRPPVFLALDYNPGANPDAPVFAALVGKGITFDSGGYSIKPSSSMNSMKADMGGAATLAGSLALAISRGLKKRVKMFLCLADNMVSGNAFKLGDIIRYRNGKSVEIMNTDAEGRLVLADGLIDASKEKATLIIDAATLTGAAKTAVGNDYHSVLSFDDNLVADLMSASDEEFELFWRLPLAEFHRQQLPSGFADLNNIAAPSHTAGASTAAAFLSHFVENYRQNWLHIDCSATYRKSPVSLWAEGATGIGVRTLANLLISKAK; encoded by the coding sequence ATGACAAAACAAATTATGCCAGTAATGATTTCGTGTGAGCCTGCCGCACCCTGTTGGGGGGAAGGTGCATTGCTGAGCTCTAGCGACAAAGGGATGACAATCCACCTGAAACACGCGGGTAAACTCTGTGCAGTGCAAAGTGCAGGCCGCAAACTCGACGGTCAAGGTATCCGTAATGTAGCGCTGACTGGCGAAGGCTGGGATTTAGAAAAAAGCTGGGCATTTTGGCAAGGGTTTCGTGCACCAAAAGGGGCGAGAACTATCGAATGGCCAGTATTGCCTGAAGAGGATCGTAAAGAATTAGAAAACCGCATACGTACCGTTGATTGGGTGCGTGACGTGATTAACGCACCAGCAGAAGAGCTCGGTCCTGAGCAATTGGCTCAACGAGCTATTGATTTACTTTGCACCGTTGGCGCACATGACATTAGTTATCGCATTGTAAAAGGTGATGATTTATTAGCACAAGGGTACGCAGGTATTCATACCGTAGGCCGTGGCTCTAGCCGCCCACCCGTATTCTTAGCCTTGGACTATAACCCTGGAGCAAACCCAGATGCGCCTGTATTCGCGGCATTAGTCGGTAAAGGGATCACATTCGACTCAGGTGGTTATAGCATCAAACCTTCTTCTTCCATGAACTCCATGAAAGCGGATATGGGGGGAGCTGCGACACTGGCAGGTTCATTAGCACTCGCCATTTCTCGTGGCTTGAAAAAACGCGTAAAAATGTTCTTATGCCTTGCTGACAACATGGTCAGCGGTAACGCCTTTAAATTAGGCGATATCATTCGCTACCGCAACGGTAAATCCGTTGAAATCATGAATACGGATGCTGAAGGTCGTCTAGTGTTAGCTGATGGCTTGATTGATGCAAGCAAAGAAAAAGCAACGCTGATCATCGATGCGGCAACCTTGACGGGTGCGGCTAAAACCGCAGTAGGCAATGACTACCACTCTGTATTGAGCTTTGATGACAATTTAGTCGCTGATTTGATGAGTGCGTCGGATGAAGAGTTTGAATTGTTCTGGCGTTTACCATTGGCTGAGTTCCATCGTCAACAATTACCGTCAGGTTTTGCTGATTTGAACAACATCGCAGCTCCATCTCATACCGCGGGGGCAAGTACAGCGGCGGCATTCTTATCTCATTTTGTTGAAAATTATCGTCAAAATTGGCTGCATATTGACTGTTCTGCCACTTACCGTAAATCGCCAGTCAGCTTATGGGCTGAAGGTGCAACGGGGATTGGTGTGAGAACGTTAGCGAATTTATTAATCAGTAAAGCAAAATAA